tgttatTAAAGCAGATGGAATCCTGCCCCAACAGGTAGAGTGAGATGACTCACTGTTGTTTAGCTGCAGGTCTAGAAATGCTTGACCACGCCCGTATTCACTGgtgctaaatgtgtgtgtgtgtgtgtggtcttggTAAAGTAGGGCAAATAGCTTCTTATTACTGTACGCCTAAACCCTAAAATGGTCTTGACAAAGTACTAATTTTGTTGCAAATTCCTTGCACGGATTTTGTAGATttacaaacacactttgttatGAAGATTTATCTTGAGCATTTACCTGGAAatgtagattttttttcacacattttgatCATTACTTCTATTGATTATGCGTATTATTACCAAATGAAATAGTGTGTTGTGGAGCAGCGGTAACATTTGTTTGAGATCTGAGAACTGTTCGTTCACTGAATATGTTCATGTAACGATTGGGTCTGTGTTGCCCTGCCATTACTCTTGTAATTCCTGTACAGTTAAGGTATTATCAACACTGACCATCAGTGCCGCATAGTATTTTAGGAGTGACTGCAGAAATGCTGCAGTGAGTCTTATGTTCAGCTCATGGTTGCATCTCACTATTTGAATTCCTGTTTAAAATGCTTCGGTGTTCAGGCATCGAGACATAAAATTGAGTCATGTAAAACCACAAGATCTACAGGCACTCAGCGTCCTCCAGAGCCCAGTGTTGATACGGCTCAGTACAAGCAGGCTGTATATCACCATGTGCAATAAGTAAGCGCCACTCGGCTCATTTTCCTTTACAGGATCTAAAGCCCGGAAACTTGGCAGTAAACCAGGACTGTGAACTGAAGGTTTGTACTTTgaggcatttcatttgaaaacatgACAAGCCTGAAATGATAGGGATGCTGCATCACATTAGAGAAATATGGGGAACGCGAAATGGATTAATCAACTAGTTTTTGTTCCTAGAAAGATGATTCTGATCTAAATCTCAAGAGACATGAAGATATTGCTGTTGATGTATGAAAACACACGTTGGAACCAATATGAACAATGTCTATATTTTGGTTAAAGCTGcatttgcaaacttttttattgtatttacttGAACTTTCTTTGCCTTACTTTGTCTAAACTAAAATATCTTGACCAATAGAAATAATAAGCATTTGCTTGGTTTTGGCTCAGCCTTCTGGTCACAAACCATCTAACTACATTGCAGGTGTAGACTAGAATATGTTTCTAAAAACCCTTGAAGTGCAAAATAGGCAATCCTGGCACAAAATCTGGGTTCTCATTGGCCCAGTCTGACAGTTTTATGTGAATTCACAAGCCACAATGGATTCCTCGGCTCTGATTGCTTATGTTCTTTTGGGCACAGTGGGATGCCATGAAGAGATCTTAAAAAAAGCCAGATGAAccacaattttttttacagattatCTATCTCACGTACTTCTGTCGAGACAGTGGCAGTTTAAGCAAATAtgataaaaatgcatttttacctTGATTTGAACCTGCATGTAAAAACggtggtggcgcatggagtagagtgGGTGTGTGCTGGGAACCgtaaggttggcggtttgaatcctggctgcccctgtgccatgttgaagagtccctgagcaagacagccaacccctaattgctccctgggcaaaatgtaaaaaccatgggttaaaaatgcaatgtaagtcgctttggataaaagcgtcagctaaatgacatttaatgaccAAACAACAACTTAGCTTTGAAGATGTCCATTATGATTGTAATTCCTTTTCTTTGCTGCAGATCCTGGACTTCGGGCTGGCTCGCAGTACTGACGCCGAGATGACGGGCTACGTGGTGACCCGCTGGTACCGGGCACCCGAGGTCATTCTCAACTGGATGCACTACACGCAGACTGGCAAGACAATCACTGCTGTTACAAATAATACTCACATATGTCCTGAGTCCTTGCTGTACGGCCGGTCGGTGCTTTAACTGTTTGCTGTTTGTCGCTTGGAAAAGATCTCCAGCTACAAGGATTTCTTTCTCTGGCGGGGGCTAGGACGTCACCTTATGGGTCAGCAGTTTTTATAATCCTGCCGTCGGTGCGTGAAATGCATTTGAAGTTCATGGGTGTTATTTTGACTattaatcttctttttttttatcttaatctGTTAGCCGTTAACTAAAAAGGGTCCGACAGCAGGCTGATTGTGCTGAGCCACAATGACAGAGCGTTCACTGCAATCAAACGGATTCATGCTTCTTGGGAAGatgggtttttttcattttgtaaacCACAGCTACTGTAAACAGAAGCTCTGCACATGTTTCCACCCGGGTGGGATTGTATAACTCGCCAAGTATTCCCCAATATAAACAGCACAATAGATTCTGTGACTAGAAACTTTGCTCTGACATGTAAATGCCAACTTTTTACTTTCCACTGTACTCAGCTTAAGTTAAAATACTCTTTGTGATGTATTTTTTCTACTTTGGTTCTCGCTGATgttcttttttctattttttttcattttttcattacaGTGGACATCTGGTCTGTGGGCTGTATCATGGCAGAAATGATCAATGGAAAAACCCTTTTCAAAGGGAGAGATTGTATCCTTTCACCAGCTTTCTATGTTCACTGGACTTGTAACTTCTGAATGCTGTCCCAGATAATGAATATGTTTCAGTTaacagaaatgtaaatgtactaaATGATTCCTAAATTACATCACATCAAGTTTTAATATCACCTCATTAAATTGACGTGATAATAAATGCCATTCTAGCCACTCTATTAAAAGGTGACAGTTCAATGATAGGCGCTATAAATCAGGTGCAGAGTGGAACGCGAAAGGCAATCACAGTAAATTACATGAATCAAAAACAAGTTTCCTCTGGCAGCATGCAATGCAGCTACTGCTGCACTATATTACATACTTTTCTGCATGTTTTCGATTTACTTCTTATGTCTTTTTTTGCACTTCAGGCACTTTAATGATTCATAGCATCTACTAGAACATAAAGCTGTCACTTGTGGCTTTCCGTTTTTCTTTATTAGTCCGTTTTATGGACCTGCATGGAAATCCTGCTTTCCTCTGCTTCAAAGTGGAACTTGTCTATTGAACCACCAGAACATCCCAAGTAAATAATTCCTTGATTGTTACATTTACCAGACATGGACCAGCTGACTCAGATCATGAAAGTGACTGGAGTGCCTGGAGCAGAGTTTATACAGAAGCTGGACAGCCAAGAGGTAGGACAAACAATCTTATGTGTAAGtcataaatacacatttatttaattcaacTGCAATCCATCTGTGATGGTATTTATATGTTACTAGTATTCATCATTTAGAGCCgactgatttaaaagaaaaagacaaatcatCCTTCTTAAATCTTAAGAAGCTTTACCAGTTCCGGAAGTAAAAATGGAAACTTAGGGTGAGGAAAAGTCAGGGCTTCAACAAACGCATGTAGAAAAAAGGGCTAAAAACACATTGATTTAAAGACATGGAAATAATTTATAGAACAATTGATTCTGTAAAGTTCTTTAATTattcagtttttgttttgtatcaaaaacagaaacaagtcAAAAAAAGGGCATAAGGAATGCGATACAATCGGCACTGAACTCAAAATGTATCACATACTTAGACTTAAGCTCAGTGAAACTGTCAGTTTCCCTAATTGCATTTCAGCGACATGCAGAACATAGAATGAAATGTGTGAGATACGCATTCACCATTTTGCAGACTCATagcagcagagaaacaaacTGAATGAGCGGATGCTTCGACTTGCTTTATATCTGGTAgaattttgtttttgctgcttcATTTTCAGGCCAAGAGTTATATTAAGGCCCTTCCGCGCTATCCCAGAAAAGACTTCTCAACGTTGTTCCCCAGAGCGAGCGCAAAGGGTGAGTTAAGCAACAGCCTTTTTTCTTGAGCTTGATCAGTCTACAGATTTTGATGTTTTGACATTTAGTACACGTACACTTCTCATAATGGTACATTTTGTAGATCTGGCAATCTGTATGTTTTATGAAACAGAAAAATGGTCAAAAGAAAAGTATGAAAAATTCAATCTTCTGCTTCTGTTATACTGGCAGCAACCATAAACATCAAGAAGTTTTAAGATTGGCATGTACAATTTGGTGACATATTTTCCTTCGTATGTTCCATGAACTATATGCAGGTATTGACCTGCTGGAGAAGATGCTGGTTCTGGACGGAGACGAGAGACCCACAGCTGAACTAGCTCTGGAGCACCCATATTTCGACAGCCTACGGGACCTAGATGACTTGCCTCCGCCTGCACCATACGATGATAGCCATGACAACGCCACCCTGTCCCTGGATGAGTGGAAGCGTAAGCACAATATACTCGATGTCCATATTGGATTAGTGTATGCTTGTATTCTTGTGTGTGTACCTTTCATCTCCCATAAACTAAATGTATCAGTTATGGTCTCAACTTTTTGAGAAAAGAGATTTTCTAAGAACAATTCTTGTGTTGTAATATGATAGTTAAAGAAGATTTTAACTAAAGTAATACAGTTTTCTCATATTGGAAAAAGTATACATTATAACCGTATTCTTGTGATTCTTTCCAAATGTTTGaagactttttttccatgtttttacAACGTTGgtcatatttcattatttataacTTCTCAAACATCCTGTGGCAGTGCTTCTGTAGATGTTGTCATTTAGAATTTATATTATAATGTTATGCACCTCTAATGGCGGTTCTGTTTGAAATATTGGAGGTGTGGAGATGCACTACAagcagaaaacaaatgattttcttcttttttccacaGGGTTATGCTTTAAAGAAGTGAGGAGCTTTGTGCCATTCCCACGCCGGGACTCGAAGAGGAAAAACACCTTGACTATGTCTCCGTGACCTGATTGATGTCTTTTAACTACTGATGCCCCAACCTACACAGCATATTGCCAATGGTGCCCTTGTATATTCCAACCATGGATTCATTCTGTTTCTTTTATTCTGGCCAGTGAAGAATAGTTCtttcaaaagcctttttttgtgcAATTGGATTGTGTGATGTTACACATTCCCCATAGGTATGTTCTCTTGCATTGTGACTAAATGTCAGTTTGCTGTAAAATTTACTGTAATGTGGTTTTTCAATTAAAAGGCCTAACTCAAAGTAAAATATAATCTCTTGACATGGAAATATCATCCTTAATAGTTGAAAATGATCAAGGGAAGAAGTCTAGGATTGGCCAATGAATGCCCTGAAAACCCCTTTACCAACAAAGACCCCAATCATTAGCATTTACTTTGTGAATGTCTAATATATTCAGGTTCCACTCAAATATGTGACTGGGACGTTGAAAGCAACTGGTAGATGTATTAATGTCTCTGCTTATATCACTTTGTGGTTCCATACTTCACAACTTTATATCTGATACGCTGTGTACATcataactttatttttgcaCCAAATTGTAAACTCAAGTCTTGTGGATCTTTCCAAAAATTAGAAgcctttaaatatttattttactggGCTGGTGCATTTGAAGTTATTCTGTTTAATGTATCATGTCATTTGTTTGCACTAGCTAGTATCATGACCCAAATTGAAAAACTCTTCTACCCTCAGATAATATGCCAGTCTTTCACTATGAGTAGGTAAGGGTGTGTAGATCGAAAGAGTAAACAACTTTTTGagcacacgtgtgcacacataAGCAGAACAGGTGATCAAGTTTCCACTAGTCCAGAGCTGTAGTTTGGTCATCTGAACTGAAAATTACACATTTAGAATGCATAAAGCTTTACTACGATCAATACATGTCAATGCAGGGTCATTGGCCCTGTGGAGTAGCTTGCGCGCGAAAAACACGACGTGGTTACGTCAACGGAGCGGGCTAAAAGTATTAAACTGTCGCAATCAAGGTAGCGTCACTGCAGACGGACATCAAAGCGGAAGTGAGCTAATTCGTCAAAATAAAATTACAGCTACCGATGTTAAAATCAGCAGAATTACATCTCCATTTCGCACAGCTATTTGATTAATCCAAACTTAAAATAAAgcttaaaaataaatctattctTTTGAAGTGAGTTATTTAAGAATGCCCAAAAGAGAAATTAAACAAGTCTTAATCATTTCCTTATTTCAAAACGAACCAGACAGCAGCTCTGAACAGTTGAATAGCTGAAAATAACATGCCCTATGATTGGATCAAGGAAATTTGTTCCAACAGAAAATTGTGTTAGAGAGTAGAAAGATAATATAATTCCGTGTCGTATTAAATTCCACATTGAAACACGGTGTGCGCCAATAATAGGTTTATTCTGAAACATGAATCCGGAAGTCCTAAGTGGTTACTCATGCCAGTATCGATTTAGCACATACTCAGAGTTCCAAACAGCTAGCCGAAAGATGCTAGAATCTCTCCTTCTCGCAAGATTTAGTCGATAATAAACTCTCACTCAGATGATTTTTCACGCAAATATATCAGTCCTGTTCTCAGTAAACCGTTGGAATTGACTGCGTGCCTTCAAAACGCCTTGTTGTGGAGAAACTGGAGCGGTTTAAAATAGCGAAATTTACCGGCTGTGCCAGAAACTAGCTGACTGGTAGCAGTTAGCTTCGAGAGTACAGCAAGTAAGGCGGCTGGCTAGGCAACCATTACTGTCGAAGCGGCTTCAGACCGCCGTCTGTGAGCTACCTGTGTCAGTCTGCTGCCATAATAGGTAAGACGACTTAATTAGCTCCGTACCTTTTAGTTATTATACAGTAGCTCTGAACTCCTTCCGTCTCTTTAACATGGCAACATGTCCTGCACCTTGTCAACGTGGAACTATAACACGGCTGCGACACTTAGTTCTGCCTATGTTGTAAAGTTAGCAGGTTAGTGATATCTGTAACCCTAggttaactaacgttaactcTTAACGTTACTTCTTTCTGTACTTTTATGTCCGAATAGGAGTACTTTCTCAATGCTGGGCCATTCTTTTTCCTTCTGACCAGATCAAGAAATAAACCGCCGCTATagcattcatttgaaaaacggtaatttacatttaaaccGAAGAAtagtttttacttgtttttggaACCGTAAATATGGCTGACATTTTCTCCCAAAATAAGGACACTGATCTGGTATCCTTAAAGCTGGTTGGTTCTGGGCCGGATCATTCAAGCCTCGTCTAAAGCTGATTGGCTGTGCTCTTTGTGTCGTTATTTTGATGTGGCGCATGCTAGCATTGATAGGAGTTGCCAACATGAGATCAAGGGatcgtttttctttttccacattttttaatttagctgTCAAAACATTGGCGTACACATTTACCtaattattgattgattgaattatAGTTTCATGAGTTGCAGTGTGTGAAGTAATGATAAAACTACAGTTGATAGTAACCATAGTAAATCCAACGCTCAGACAGGCATCACtgacttaattttttttttgaatgtctTTCAAGCGTATACACAACTTTTGCATTTGATTCAGCTTGTTCGCATAAATCTAAAGAAATCATAAGAGAAGGTAAGACCGTCCAATAAAACCTGCTAGATAAGAATAATGGATTCATACACAATAAAGataacagacacaaaccactAAATACTATAGCAAGATGACATAGCAATTTAACATTTCACGGTAGCACCAACTGATACCTCTTGTTATACAGtctatgttttgtttatttttcatcattttcagttCTTCTTTTCATACTCACAGGAGGTTAGGTGTGACCAGTGGCCTATGAGGAAGCCACGTCGAAAAGGCCAGGCGGCCGCAAGAGATGGATCTAATGTTAGGAAGTCCAATGGGACAGTTGGTGGTCGTGGGGGAGCCCGCCAGCGATCCCCATCCCCTTACAGCCTCAAAGCATCTCCAAGTAGAGAAACCCTGTCCTACTCACAGACGcagaaggtggtggaggtggaacTGGATGGTAGGCTTCATCGAATTTCTATTCTGGAACCCTTGGAGATCATAACTGAAGATGAGATGATGGCTCAGGACATTATTGAGTGTAACAGCAACAAGGAGAACAGTGAGCAGTCATCACCTCCCACCAGCAGTGCCCAAACAGCCCGTAAACCCACCACACCCAGGGGCCGCAGGAAAGACTCTAAATGTCCTTCTGTCAAGTCGCCACCACCTTCTAAGAACCACTGCCCCAACTCTCATCCACCGTCCCCTGAGAAGTGTAGCGAATCACAGCATCAGCACATGACCCTGCCTGAACCTAAGTATCATGTGATAGAGACCTTCAGGGCAGTCGACGCGCCGCCTCTGCCCGCGGCATATTATCGTTACATTGAGCGGTTAGCTGAGGAGCTGGAAGCTGAGGCAGAATATGACATGGACGAAGAAGACGCCGCCTGGCTGGAGATGGTCAATGCTGGTCGGAAGTCAGAGGGCTACTCAGCTGTCACGCCAGACAACTTTGAGCTGCTGGTAGaccggctggaggaggaggcgtacCGGGAAGCCCGCAGCCGGGCGCCCTCTCAGAGTGCTATTGACGACGATGCCTTCTGCTGCGTGTGCCTGGATGATGAGTGCCTCAACAGCAACGTCATCCTCTTCTGCGACTCTTGCAACCTGGCCGTCCACCAGGAGTGTTACGGTGTGCCATACATCCCCGAGGGCCAGTGGCTGTGCCGCTGCTGCCTACAGTCCCCTCAGAAACCCGTTGATTGTGTTTTGTGTCCGAACCGTGGAGGTGCTTTCAAACAAACGAGTGACGGCCGCTGGGCGCATGTCGTCTGTGCCATCTGGATCCCTGAAGTCTGCTTTGCCAACACAGTGTTTCTGGAACCAGTGGAAGGGGTCAGTAACATCCCCCCAGCACGCTGGAAACTGACTTGCTACCTGTGCAAGCAGAAAGGCCGTGGTGCATCAATTCAATGCCACAAGGCTAACTGTTACACTGCGTTTCACGTCACGTGTGCTCAGCGTGCTGGCCTGTTTATGAAGATTGACCCTGTGCGAGAGACAAATGTGAATGGGACAACATTCTCTGTGAAAAAGACTGCATTCTGTGAGGCCCATTCACCACCAGGACAAGAGCCCGTCTCagacgaggagggagaagggagagtgGTGGGCAGCAGAGGCAGGGCTAGCAGAGGAAGAAGTGCCTACACAGAGGGCCCCGCCACGCCAAAAAAAGGCAGGAAGGGGGAAGATGATGCCAAGCTGGataaaaagaaagggaagaagggcTTGTCGACGGAACAACTCACTGCTTCACCACAAGCACTGGTGCCTCAGATACCCacaagcaggtgtgtgtgtgtgtgtgtgtggttttattttattttttaaaatctaattCAATGCTGTTCATCTGTTTTTGAACCACATGATTTCAGACCAATAAATTGTACAATCACAGTTTTCTGGTGGAAATACCTTGACCGATGTACGTTAGTTTGACAAACTGCATCTATCTCCGTTGTGCAGGCTGAATATCATCTGTAAAGGAATCCTcttccaaagaaaaaaacagttcatGCATCGGGTGCATAGCTACTGGCTGCTGAAGCGTCAGTCGAGGAACGGGGTGCCACTGGTCCGGCGTCTGCACTCTAGCATCCAATCGCAAAGGACGGTTGAACAGGTGTTGGTAGGGAACCTTTCTATAGTCTCTGTGACTGTCTTTGTTCTGATGATTACATTTGGTCTATTTAGTCATTGTCATTCAGAATATTtctaaaacaaaatgattgCCTCTTAGATACATCTGATCAAGTGTTGATACAATCCTGCTCGAAAAAAGATGTCTTTCTACTTTGTAGCCTCAGGTGGATGAGAAGGTTTCTGCTGCAAGGGAAGCACTGAGATATTGGCAGAAGCTTCGGCATGACCTCGAGAAAGCCCGGCTGTTAGTGGAGCTCATCCGCAAGAGGGAGAAACTCAAACGAGAACAGGTACATTTGATGAGGGATGACTCTTGCATGCTCAAAAAGGTGCATACAATGCTTTTTTGACTTCATCCTTTATCTTTTTGATGTTCTGAAGGCGTACAGATACTATGATTATTTAAACTGTAGATCATTTTCAATAATcaattgttttcttgtcaaacTGTTTTTTCCAATGTCTCTCATATACTCAGTTTACAGTCTCTAAATGAATAAAGCAGCACcataatattcacatttaaGAAGTCAAAAACAAGAGGATTATCAATCAAACTTAATGAGTATGATGAGTAATGATGCAATTAATTGAGTGGTTCAAAATGTATCAATTTAATGTTTGTTACAGAGAATGCATTATTTCTAATGTCAGGTGTTTACCAATGTAGTCTGAGATGTCTGAATGACCATTCTGCTTTTGGCAGTCTGCCTAGACTTTCTTCTGAAACTTGTATGGTTGGAACTTCCACATACGGTGACATCACAGGCCTACCTTTTTACAACTGCAGGTCAAAGTCCACCAGGAAGCTCTGGAGATGCAGTTGACCCCAATGTTGGTGCTGCTCCGCTCCACTCTAGACCAGCTACAGGAGAAGGACACAGCCCAGATCTTTGCAGAACCTGTTGACATCAAGGAGGTTAGACACCGTTACAGCCCACATAGCCCAAGACCAGATGTGTTTAAACAGGTTGTTGCTGTGGAGAGGACAGTTGGAGGGAGAAATCAGACCGGTAGCAAAATTCAGAATGTGACATTATTACCATTGTGAGGAAAACGGGGCTTTATATTTGCTGAATGTACTTGACTCAAAAATGATTGAAGTGAACTGATTTAAGATGCAGATTATAAATCTGTTTCTCTTCTGCCTGCAGTGAGAGTTGCTCATGAAACTGAAATTTCGActttaaacatattttcttgTACTGATGTTGTGTTCATCAAAGCTATCGATGTATAAGCAAACAGCACCTCCTCGTACAACTTCCTTTGTTACTTTCACTCATTTCGCTTGTACTGGCCTGTATGTATCCCTTCGGGAATTAATGTTTTAGAGTTCTGTTTTCTTGTCCAGGTCCCTGACTACCTGGAGTTCATCAGCCAGCCAATGGACTTTTCCACTATGCGCTCTAAGCTGGAGAGTCACGCCTACCGCTCAGTGGCTGACCTGGAGTCAGACTTCCACCTGATGGTGTCCAACTGCCTCCTCTACAACAGCAAGGACACAGTCTTCCACCGGGTAGCGCTGCGTCTTAGAGACTTGGGGGGTGCCGTGCTGCGCCACGCACAACGCCAAGCCACACACACCGGCCTGGACCTGAGCACCGGCATGCATCTCTCAGAGTCGCCGCAGAAACGAGACTTTCGCAGCTGCACCTGGGACGATGGTAAGTTAAAGTGGTGGTGCGCCACAGgaaatgtgacacacacatctgttttaCTTCATAAACACGCCTGGATCTAACCATCTTTGATACTTATCTAGATGCATGGTAAAGGATCCAGTACAATTCATTATCAATGTTTAACTATTTTTCCACGATAACACTAGTACACATTAGTACACAGCAACTCaaagtttttgttgttttacaaaaTTACCATTTGTCTATCAATCACTCAGGCTTTGTTTCATTGCCTTATCAGCTGGTGGGAGTGTGCGCTCACCTGTGCATCCGGCTGGAAACCACTGTGCACGatacagagagcagaggagaattGTAAACGCGCAACTAtgtagagacagaaaaaaaaaaaaacactcagtcGTAAATAACAAGGCttagtttgtttaaaataataaggCTGCTGTTGTGTCGCTTGTTAGAGACCTTCTCATACTGGTGATTAGTACTACTAAAGTAAAGGCTGTCTTTGGGCAACGTTGGCAAACTGAAAGTTTCGACCATTGTGGAAGAATCCTGTCAGTCTAACCCCTTTCTGTCGTGTCCAGTCGACAGCGTGCTGAATCCAGACAACCGGCTCCATATGACTGTGGATGAAcagctgaaggagctgctggaaaAGATGGACTTTGTCTCCTCCATGCGATGCAGTGGCGCCCGAACACGACGCATCCGCCTGCTCCGTCGCGAGATCAACAACATCCGCTACAGGCAGGGCCAGCACCCCCGCCACAGCCGTCACAACGGACATCTGAAGGAGGAAGACGACGATGacaacaatgatgatgatgatgatgatgaggaagatgaggacAAAGGTGGGTGGTGGGAACCACTGGCGCTTTGACAGTATGAAGTTGCCAAATGCATGTACCTGTAAAAGCCTCTGTTTTCAATGAGACCAGTTGTGAACATGAGCTAACGGAACATTGTCCTCAGGTAATTGAGCCAGGGTCCCCCCCACGCACCAACCCCAACCACCCCACAGTCTCCAGTCTAGTAAGTAGGGGCCCACAGAGTCTCGTTAGCCATGGCTGCCTCACAACTCCTCTCTCCCAGTGCACCTTGTGTCTGCACCTGTTCTGTACATCACTCATGGACTCACCACTCTCCATTGGCCACGTCCAGTCATGCCATGTCATCCCACTTCTGACCACTGGCTAGCCAGGTCAAACTGTCTCTCGCCACGTTAGCGGTGCGCAGCACAATACCTGCGATTTGTGTCCGAGTCTTGAAATACTGCCATGTTATCATCTTGCTGGTGTGCAGTAGTGAGAGAAAAGTTATGTATTCACTCGCCTTGATAAGGTCCTCCATATCTGGAGAACTCCCTTTGAACAGGTTGTACTGATAGAATGAAACGTAAGCCATTCTGAAGTGAAAACTACACCCCCACCTCACACTACATACTAAATGGGCATTCATTTGCAATGCACTCTGATGGAAATtgaatacaatatttattttcttgcagaTGACCTCAAATCCACATCTCCCCCGACACTGGAACCCACTGGGCCGGCGCCTCCTCCGCGACGCGGGGATGCACCTCTGGAACCTCCTACCCTGCGGCCAATCACAGGGGAGCCCCAGTCCTCCAGCTGGCCCTGCAAACGCCTGAAGATGGACGGTGACCTCTCGGATCTCCCCCCGGAGAACACAAATTGCACTAAAACACAGGAACAGCAAGTCCTGCTCCCCCCTATTTTGCACAGCGAAGGACAGGCGGGGGCCAACTGGGTACAAGAGCTCGTCGCTCTCCCACAGCCCATCAACGGAGGAGTTGGACGAAGAACCTCTGTGTTATTCAGAAAGGCCAAAAATGGAGCTAAgctgttcagagagagagacgctttgCTGAACGGAAAGGTGCAGCAGGACAACAACCCGGGCAACGGCCCAACAGCACCCAACTCCACGGCCAGTACCCCATCATCAACACCTTTGTCCACGCCATCTAAGACTCCGCAGAAAAGCCCCGGACCCCCCACCCTCAATGAACAATGGACCCCCAGTCGGCACATGTGCTCGGATAGTGAGCTGGAGAAGACGCCAAATCATTTAAGTGGTGAGATACTTTGTTAGGGCTATGGGTGCTATGGCCCAAAATTATCAGGGTATTCTGTAAGAATCTGGCTGTATCACGGtatcttttttcatttatttgattaaacaCAGCCAGCTAGTTAGCTTGTTAAATGGTAAATGAGctgtacttgtatagcgcttttctaattatccaaccactcaaagcgctttaacaccaCATGGCATCTTTCACCAATTCACATCCATTCAAACACTAATGAATCTACCATACACAGTtagcacctgcccatcagtaacattcacgcactgtagtcacagctacaggagcaatggtGGGTTTAAGTGTCttgcacaaagacacattgaCATGTGGGTTAGCCGGgtctgggatca
This sequence is a window from Pungitius pungitius chromosome 1, fPunPun2.1, whole genome shotgun sequence. Protein-coding genes within it:
- the mapk13 gene encoding mitogen-activated protein kinase 13; translation: MEPRAHFYREEINKTVWEVPEKYTRLKQIGTGAYGSVCSAINEKTKEKVAIKKLHRPFQSEIFAKRAYRELRLLKHMKHENVIGLLDVFSSASSLDDMQDFYLVMPYMFTDLSKVRGHLTEDKVQFLVYQMLCGLRYIHKAGIIHRDLKPGNLAVNQDCELKILDFGLARSTDAEMTGYVVTRWYRAPEVILNWMHYTQTVDIWSVGCIMAEMINGKTLFKGRDYMDQLTQIMKVTGVPGAEFIQKLDSQEAKSYIKALPRYPRKDFSTLFPRASAKGIDLLEKMLVLDGDERPTAELALEHPYFDSLRDLDDLPPPAPYDDSHDNATLSLDEWKRLCFKEVRSFVPFPRRDSKRKNTLTMSP
- the brpf3b gene encoding bromodomain and PHD finger-containing protein 3, coding for MRKPRRKGQAAARDGSNVRKSNGTVGGRGGARQRSPSPYSLKASPSRETLSYSQTQKVVEVELDGRLHRISILEPLEIITEDEMMAQDIIECNSNKENSEQSSPPTSSAQTARKPTTPRGRRKDSKCPSVKSPPPSKNHCPNSHPPSPEKCSESQHQHMTLPEPKYHVIETFRAVDAPPLPAAYYRYIERLAEELEAEAEYDMDEEDAAWLEMVNAGRKSEGYSAVTPDNFELLVDRLEEEAYREARSRAPSQSAIDDDAFCCVCLDDECLNSNVILFCDSCNLAVHQECYGVPYIPEGQWLCRCCLQSPQKPVDCVLCPNRGGAFKQTSDGRWAHVVCAIWIPEVCFANTVFLEPVEGVSNIPPARWKLTCYLCKQKGRGASIQCHKANCYTAFHVTCAQRAGLFMKIDPVRETNVNGTTFSVKKTAFCEAHSPPGQEPVSDEEGEGRVVGSRGRASRGRSAYTEGPATPKKGRKGEDDAKLDKKKGKKGLSTEQLTASPQALVPQIPTSRLNIICKGILFQRKKQFMHRVHSYWLLKRQSRNGVPLVRRLHSSIQSQRTVEQVLPQVDEKVSAAREALRYWQKLRHDLEKARLLVELIRKREKLKREQVKVHQEALEMQLTPMLVLLRSTLDQLQEKDTAQIFAEPVDIKEVPDYLEFISQPMDFSTMRSKLESHAYRSVADLESDFHLMVSNCLLYNSKDTVFHRVALRLRDLGGAVLRHAQRQATHTGLDLSTGMHLSESPQKRDFRSCTWDDVDSVLNPDNRLHMTVDEQLKELLEKMDFVSSMRCSGARTRRIRLLRREINNIRYRQGQHPRHSRHNGHLKEEDDDDNNDDDDDDEEDEDKDDLKSTSPPTLEPTGPAPPPRRGDAPLEPPTLRPITGEPQSSSWPCKRLKMDGDLSDLPPENTNCTKTQEQQVLLPPILHSEGQAGANWVQELVALPQPINGGVGRRTSVLFRKAKNGAKLFRERDALLNGKVQQDNNPGNGPTAPNSTASTPSSTPLSTPSKTPQKSPGPPTLNEQWTPSRHMCSDSELEKTPNHLSGLTNGFNKPADDGSDSEYSQCPVLHRETCSPTKRSLGKPALSKIPLLEIVNGDSDYTGNGVLSEDGTELESLDLVWAKCRGYPSYPALIIDPEMPEEGMLHNGVPIPVPPKEVLCLGEQRQEETNERLYLVLFFDNKRTWQWLPRDKVTPLGVDDTADKLRIMEGRKSSIRKSVQVAYDRAMIHQSRVSHSHGFVASNYL